A part of Denitratisoma oestradiolicum genomic DNA contains:
- the secD gene encoding protein translocase subunit SecD, with product MNRYPLWKNATVIIALVLGLLYTLPNFFGEAPAVQVSSVKATIKVDTALMARVEDIIKSAGITATGLHADPNSIRVRLADTDTQLRAKDAIEKALNPDPTNSSYSVALNLVANSPEWLTSLRALPMYLGLDLRGGVHFLLQVDMNGALTKRLDGTAADLRSLLREKSVRHLGINREGMSLVVKFRDAETRDKARTAIANQQPDLTLSEGQDGSDLKLVATLKPQAGKSIQEFAVKQNITTLHNRINELGVAEPIIQQQGADRIVVQLPGVQDTAKAKDILGRTATLELRMVDDEGSASPATMAAAAQGQLPAGTEYYVERGGHPLLVKKQVMLTGERLTDAQPGFDNQTQEPAVHLTLDSAGARLFKDLTRENVGKRMAILLVEKGKGEVVTAPVIRTEIGGGRVQISGRMSTQEANDVALLLRAGSLAAPMDIIEERTIGPSLGAENISKGLHSTIWGFTAIAVFMMVYYLLFGVVSVLALSANMLFLIALLSLLQATLTLPGIAAIALALGMAIDSNVLINERVREELRNGATPQAAILAGYERAWATILDSNVTTLIVGIALLIFGSGPVRGFAVVHCLGILTSLFSSVVVSRALVNLIYGRRKKLTSLSIGQIWKPGIATK from the coding sequence ATCATCGCCCTGGTGCTGGGGCTGCTCTATACCCTGCCCAACTTCTTCGGTGAGGCACCGGCTGTGCAAGTCTCCAGCGTCAAGGCCACGATCAAGGTGGATACCGCCTTGATGGCCAGGGTGGAGGACATCATCAAGTCCGCCGGCATCACCGCCACGGGGCTCCACGCCGATCCCAACAGCATCCGGGTGCGCCTGGCCGACACCGACACCCAATTGCGGGCCAAGGATGCCATTGAAAAGGCCCTCAATCCCGACCCGACCAATAGCAGCTACAGCGTAGCCCTGAACCTGGTGGCCAACTCGCCCGAGTGGCTCACCTCCCTGCGTGCCCTGCCCATGTATCTGGGTCTGGACCTGCGGGGCGGGGTGCACTTCCTGCTCCAGGTGGATATGAATGGGGCGCTGACCAAGCGTCTCGACGGCACGGCCGCCGACCTGCGCAGCCTGCTGCGGGAAAAGAGCGTGCGCCATCTGGGCATCAACCGGGAAGGCATGTCCTTGGTAGTCAAGTTCCGCGACGCCGAAACCCGCGACAAGGCCCGGACCGCCATCGCCAACCAACAGCCGGATCTGACTTTGAGCGAAGGCCAGGACGGCAGCGATCTGAAACTGGTGGCCACCCTCAAGCCTCAGGCCGGCAAGAGCATCCAGGAATTTGCAGTCAAGCAGAACATCACCACCCTGCACAACCGGATCAACGAACTGGGCGTGGCCGAGCCCATCATCCAGCAGCAGGGGGCAGACCGCATCGTGGTGCAATTGCCCGGGGTGCAGGACACCGCCAAGGCCAAGGACATCCTGGGCCGCACCGCCACCCTGGAACTGCGCATGGTGGACGACGAGGGCAGCGCCAGTCCCGCCACCATGGCAGCGGCAGCCCAGGGCCAACTCCCGGCTGGCACCGAGTATTACGTGGAACGGGGCGGCCACCCCCTGCTGGTGAAAAAGCAGGTGATGCTCACCGGTGAACGTCTCACCGACGCCCAGCCCGGTTTCGACAATCAGACCCAGGAACCGGCGGTGCACCTGACCCTGGACTCGGCGGGCGCCCGCCTCTTCAAGGATCTGACCCGGGAGAATGTGGGCAAGCGGATGGCCATCCTGCTGGTGGAAAAGGGCAAGGGTGAAGTGGTCACCGCCCCGGTGATCCGCACCGAAATCGGCGGCGGGCGGGTGCAGATCTCCGGCCGCATGAGCACCCAGGAAGCCAACGACGTGGCCTTGCTGCTGCGGGCCGGCTCCCTGGCCGCCCCCATGGACATCATCGAGGAACGCACCATCGGCCCCAGCCTGGGCGCCGAGAACATCAGCAAAGGCCTGCACTCCACCATCTGGGGCTTCACCGCCATCGCGGTATTCATGATGGTCTACTACCTGTTGTTCGGCGTGGTCTCGGTACTGGCCCTGTCGGCCAACATGCTGTTCCTGATCGCCCTGCTCTCCCTGCTGCAGGCCACCCTGACCCTCCCCGGCATCGCCGCCATCGCCCTGGCCCTGGGCATGGCCATCGACTCCAACGTGCTGATCAACGAACGGGTGCGGGAAGAGCTGCGCAACGGCGCCACCCCCCAGGCGGCCATTCTGGCCGGCTACGAACGGGCCTGGGCAACGATCCTGGACTCCAACGTCACCACCCTGATCGTTGGTATCGCCCTGTTGATCTTCGGCTCCGGCCCGGTACGTGGCTTCGCTGTGGTGCATTGCCTGGGCATCCTCACCTCCCTGTTCAGCTCGGTAGTGGTCTCTCGTGCCCTGGTCAATCTGATCTACGGCCGGCGCAAGAAACTCACCAGTTTGTCCATTGGACAGATCTGGAAACCCGGCATTGCCACCAAATAA
- the secF gene encoding protein translocase subunit SecF gives MEFFRIKKDIPFMRHALVFNIISLITFLLAVVFLVTKGLHFSIEFTGGTLMEVSYSQAPNLDKLRERLRNDGFTDTQVQNFGTSRDVLIRVPLSRDTESAKVGERVMASLNAEDASNAPALKRVEFVGPQVGKELASDGALALLLVVIGIVLYLAMRFEWRFAVSAIIANLHDVVIILGFFAFFQWEFSLPVLAAVLAVLGYSVNESVVVFDRVRETFRKKRGMTTPEVLNHAITSTISRTIITHGCTQMMVTSMLIFGGEALHYFALALTIGILFGIYSSVLVASPLVMWLGVSREQFVKPKVEKQEAVV, from the coding sequence ATGGAATTTTTCAGAATCAAAAAAGACATCCCCTTCATGCGCCATGCCCTGGTGTTCAACATCATTTCGTTGATCACCTTCCTGCTGGCCGTAGTGTTTCTGGTGACCAAAGGACTGCATTTCTCCATCGAATTCACCGGCGGCACCCTGATGGAAGTCAGCTACTCCCAGGCGCCCAATCTGGACAAGCTGAGGGAGCGTCTGCGCAACGACGGATTCACCGACACCCAGGTGCAGAACTTCGGCACCTCAAGGGATGTGCTGATTCGGGTACCCCTGTCCAGGGACACGGAGAGTGCCAAGGTAGGCGAACGAGTGATGGCCTCCCTCAACGCAGAGGATGCCTCCAACGCCCCGGCCCTGAAGCGGGTCGAATTCGTCGGTCCCCAGGTGGGTAAGGAACTGGCCTCCGACGGCGCCCTGGCCCTGCTGTTGGTGGTGATCGGCATCGTCCTCTATCTGGCGATGCGCTTCGAATGGCGTTTCGCGGTGTCGGCCATCATCGCCAACCTCCATGACGTGGTGATCATCCTGGGTTTCTTCGCCTTCTTCCAGTGGGAATTCTCCCTGCCGGTTCTGGCCGCTGTGCTGGCGGTGCTGGGTTACTCGGTGAACGAGTCGGTGGTGGTCTTCGACCGGGTGCGGGAAACCTTCAGGAAGAAGCGCGGCATGACCACCCCCGAGGTGCTCAACCACGCCATCACCAGCACCATCTCCCGTACCATCATCACCCACGGCTGTACCCAGATGATGGTCACCTCCATGCTGATCTTCGGCGGCGAAGCCCTGCACTACTTCGCCCTGGCGCTCACCATCGGCATTCTTTTCGGCATCTACTCCTCGGTGCTGGTGGCCAGTCCCCTGGTAATGTGGCTGGGCGTCTCAAGGGAACAGTTCGTCAAGCCCAAGGTCGAGAAACAGGAAGCCGTAGTCTAA
- a CDS encoding cytochrome b/b6 domain-containing protein, which produces MPRVKIWDLPTRVFHWMLFILVVAAVVTENLGGNAMEWHGRIGLAILGLVSFRISWGFVGSTYARFGHFLRGPRTLRAYLRGEWQGLGHNPLGAWAVLALLLLLLTQALTGLFANDDIAFNGPLYDLVGKALSDRLRGLHAISAYLLMSLVSLHILAILYYRKVKRQNLVTPMLTGWIEAEGEPSRGGGIVAFIVSTLIAILVVYAASGALLPPPPPTAAPAAW; this is translated from the coding sequence ATGCCCCGCGTCAAGATCTGGGACCTGCCCACCCGCGTGTTTCACTGGATGCTGTTCATCCTGGTGGTGGCGGCCGTCGTCACCGAGAACCTGGGAGGCAATGCCATGGAATGGCACGGCCGCATCGGCCTGGCCATCCTGGGGCTAGTGAGCTTCCGCATCAGTTGGGGCTTCGTCGGCTCCACCTACGCCCGCTTCGGCCACTTCCTGCGAGGACCGCGAACACTCCGCGCCTATCTGCGGGGAGAATGGCAGGGACTGGGACACAATCCCCTGGGCGCCTGGGCGGTACTGGCCTTGCTGCTGCTATTGCTGACGCAGGCCCTCACCGGACTCTTTGCCAACGACGACATCGCCTTCAACGGCCCCCTCTACGATCTGGTGGGCAAGGCACTGAGCGACCGCCTGCGGGGCCTGCACGCCATCAGCGCCTACCTGTTGATGAGCCTGGTTTCGCTGCACATCCTGGCCATCCTCTATTACCGCAAGGTCAAGCGGCAGAACCTGGTCACTCCCATGCTCACCGGCTGGATCGAGGCAGAAGGAGAACCTAGCCGTGGGGGCGGCATCGTCGCTTTCATCGTTTCCACGCTGATTGCGATCCTGGTGGTCTATGCCGCCTCGGGCGCCTTACTGCCTCCACCGCCACCCACGGCTGCACCAGCCGCCTGGTAA
- a CDS encoding c-type cytochrome, with the protein MKKTLRRVALGLSLILVSGALAAQVIGKAEDQIRWRQSAYNTMAWSMGRIKANLEGSFSKEQVVQAANTIQAIANSGMGALYQPGTDKGSGHHETSVKSEFFKEQDKVKELAMAYNREANEMAKVAATGDAAAAKIQFGKLGESCKACHDKFRKEEKK; encoded by the coding sequence ATGAAAAAGACATTGCGCAGGGTTGCTCTCGGCCTTTCCCTGATCCTGGTTTCTGGCGCTCTGGCGGCCCAGGTGATTGGCAAGGCCGAGGATCAGATTCGCTGGCGCCAGTCGGCCTACAACACCATGGCCTGGAGCATGGGCCGCATCAAGGCCAATCTGGAAGGCAGCTTCAGCAAGGAGCAAGTTGTTCAGGCCGCCAACACCATCCAGGCCATCGCCAACTCCGGCATGGGCGCCCTGTATCAGCCTGGTACCGACAAGGGCAGTGGTCATCACGAGACCAGCGTCAAGTCCGAGTTCTTCAAGGAACAGGACAAGGTGAAGGAACTGGCCATGGCCTACAACAGGGAGGCCAACGAAATGGCCAAGGTGGCGGCTACCGGCGACGCAGCGGCAGCCAAGATTCAGTTCGGCAAGCTGGGGGAATCCTGCAAGGCTTGCCACGACAAGTTCCGCAAGGAAGAAAAGAAGTAA
- a CDS encoding DUF2322 family protein has product MGFAENIKQLPRISHLAGLRLLDGEGNEVALIENKPGQAGSVAVYNHLAQTFGAITPEAARKGLEIYAEHAADAQAHPGKHPNIDRLVTLVTEGRTLRVKHVFAGGALD; this is encoded by the coding sequence ATGGGATTTGCCGAGAACATCAAGCAGTTGCCCCGCATTTCCCACCTGGCCGGCCTGCGCTTGCTGGACGGGGAGGGCAATGAAGTGGCTCTGATCGAGAACAAGCCGGGCCAGGCGGGCTCGGTGGCGGTCTATAACCACTTGGCCCAGACTTTCGGTGCCATCACCCCCGAAGCTGCCAGGAAGGGCCTGGAGATTTATGCCGAGCATGCCGCCGATGCCCAGGCCCATCCGGGCAAACATCCTAATATCGATCGCTTGGTGACTTTGGTCACCGAAGGCCGGACCCTGCGGGTCAAGCATGTCTTTGCCGGGGGCGCCCTGGACTAG
- the purB gene encoding adenylosuccinate lyase, producing the protein MPTLTALSPLDGRYADKVEALRTHFSEFGLIRNRVRVEVEWLKALAAAPELAEVKAFSAGAVAELDRIVTAFTVADSEAIKAIEARTNHDVKAMEYWLKERLANNTEVMRVTEFIHFGCTSEDINNTSHALMLKEAREQSLLPSLDRLIARFRELAHGLADLPMLSRTHGQPASPTTLGKEMANIAARLIRARNRIAAVSLTAKFNGAVGNYNAHLSAYPDFDWESFNRRFIESFGLEFNPYTIQIEPHDAMAELYDAIARINTILIDANRDIWQYISFGYFKQKLKAGEIGSSTMPHKVNPIDFENSEGNLGLANALLRHLADKLPISRQQRDLTDSTVLRNMGVAFGYALLAYESCLRGLSKLEAVPEQLAADLDTCWEVLAEPVQTVMRRYGVENPYEQLKELTRGKGIDKAALHAFIRTLAIPDVEKQRLLAMTPANYIGKAAALARGI; encoded by the coding sequence ATGCCGACCCTGACCGCCCTGTCACCCCTCGATGGCCGCTATGCCGACAAAGTTGAGGCCCTGCGTACCCATTTTTCCGAATTCGGTCTGATCAGGAACCGGGTGCGGGTGGAGGTGGAGTGGCTCAAGGCTCTGGCCGCCGCGCCGGAACTGGCGGAAGTGAAGGCCTTTTCGGCGGGCGCCGTCGCCGAGCTGGACCGTATCGTCACCGCCTTCACCGTGGCCGACAGCGAGGCCATCAAGGCCATCGAGGCCCGCACCAACCACGACGTCAAAGCCATGGAGTACTGGCTCAAGGAGCGCCTGGCCAACAATACCGAGGTGATGCGGGTGACCGAGTTCATCCACTTCGGCTGCACCTCGGAGGACATCAACAACACCTCCCATGCCTTGATGCTGAAGGAGGCACGGGAACAGAGTCTGCTGCCGTCCCTGGACCGCCTCATCGCCCGCTTCCGCGAGTTGGCCCATGGCCTGGCCGATCTGCCCATGCTCTCCCGTACCCACGGCCAGCCCGCCAGTCCCACCACCCTGGGCAAGGAGATGGCCAACATCGCGGCGCGGCTGATCCGTGCCCGCAACCGTATCGCCGCCGTCAGCCTGACAGCCAAGTTCAACGGTGCCGTGGGCAACTACAACGCTCACCTGTCCGCCTATCCGGATTTCGACTGGGAGAGTTTCAATCGTCGTTTCATCGAGTCCTTCGGCCTGGAGTTCAATCCCTACACCATCCAGATCGAACCCCATGACGCCATGGCCGAGCTCTACGACGCCATCGCCCGCATCAACACCATCCTGATCGATGCCAACCGGGATATCTGGCAATACATCTCCTTTGGCTACTTCAAGCAGAAGCTGAAGGCCGGCGAGATCGGTTCGTCGACGATGCCCCACAAGGTCAATCCCATCGACTTCGAGAATTCCGAGGGCAACCTGGGCCTGGCCAACGCTTTGCTGCGCCACCTTGCCGACAAGCTGCCCATCTCGCGCCAGCAGCGGGATCTCACCGATTCCACGGTATTGCGCAACATGGGTGTGGCCTTCGGCTATGCCTTGCTGGCCTATGAATCCTGCCTGCGCGGCCTCTCCAAGCTGGAGGCCGTCCCCGAGCAGTTGGCCGCCGATCTGGACACCTGCTGGGAAGTGCTGGCCGAGCCGGTGCAGACCGTGATGCGGCGCTATGGGGTGGAGAATCCCTATGAGCAGTTGAAGGAGCTGACACGGGGCAAGGGTATCGATAAGGCGGCGCTCCATGCATTCATTCGCACTCTGGCCATTCCCGACGTGGAAAAACAGCGCCTGCTGGCCATGACGCCGGCCAATTACATCGGAAAGGCGGCAGCCCTGGCGCGGGGAATCTGA
- a CDS encoding glutathione S-transferase N-terminal domain-containing protein has product MKLIGSITSPYVRKARIVLAEKKIEYEFIIESPGSPGSTVANFNPLARIPVLILDDETPVFDSPVIVEYLDNSAPNNKLMPQPSRERMEVKRWEALADGVLDAAVENRYASLLDDALQNRSSIARNDAVIIRSLDFMERELGDKPWCMGTHFSLADIAVGSALGYLDFRFPRIDWHGTHPGLHKMFDKLMQRPSFQDTVPST; this is encoded by the coding sequence ATGAAACTTATCGGTTCCATCACCAGTCCCTATGTCCGCAAGGCCCGCATCGTCCTGGCTGAAAAGAAGATCGAATACGAGTTCATCATCGAATCTCCCGGCAGCCCTGGCAGCACCGTCGCCAATTTCAACCCCCTGGCCCGGATTCCTGTGCTGATCCTGGACGATGAGACTCCGGTATTCGACTCACCGGTGATCGTCGAATATCTGGATAACTCTGCCCCCAACAACAAGTTGATGCCCCAGCCCAGCCGGGAACGGATGGAAGTCAAACGCTGGGAGGCCCTTGCCGATGGCGTACTCGATGCCGCGGTGGAAAACCGCTACGCATCCCTACTCGACGACGCCCTGCAAAACCGATCCAGCATCGCCAGAAACGACGCAGTCATCATCCGCAGCCTGGACTTCATGGAACGGGAACTGGGAGACAAACCTTGGTGCATGGGCACACACTTCAGTCTGGCCGACATTGCTGTGGGCAGCGCCCTGGGCTATCTGGATTTCCGTTTCCCAAGAATCGATTGGCACGGCACCCACCCCGGTCTGCACAAGATGTTCGACAAGCTGATGCAGCGCCCCTCCTTCCAGGACACGGTACCCTCCACCTGA
- a CDS encoding sensor domain-containing diguanylate cyclase translates to MTPTFLTGRRLGLRGQHTLYAVALSAAMVLILIGISYIGAKDLVQQSAQLQLHEAAETIATPMAQALDVAGRELKTLARERLFTSALLDVPGRNAYLLPYLARHELPTDIDYNLALADFHGDILAARKTRPGYRDQPWFRTMLDRGRPYSGIEMRKGSATLYLAVPILYGRQGHYEGALVMDSDLSAWLSPEQDALPRSLGIASMELIAADQVLARQVMSTPPQVVSVAIPIKAPGLTLDPPLELRVSMDQTLFERPLDKLFIKHISVGLLAILAAAVISGMVARTQTRRIEMLAQEARNIALNGRSSISLTDGHFGNDEVSDLANSLSNLLHKLNSRSKNLEIQVEQRTAELNRAQHIAKIGIWSIDLPTHTMVWSPETYRILGALPDDQATLESFLACVAPDDRKRVDEALQTALVTGRFDIEHRIMAPGIRRHVHSVGEVTYSRKGKPLRAVGTSREVTAEREAARALIDSEAYNKALFEGSQIPLVIMDPVSGRVVDCNSAAAQIHGMAGPEALIGMAMLGLSAPVQYDGTPSTTAMARHVAAALETGAVLFEWRHQRPSGEPWDAEIRLMRFRHKERPLLQLGLQDISERKRTEARMIEALVVFKASNQGIMTIDDQGLIVSVNPAFCAITGYTAEEAIGRKASSLNAPPPHQDAGVYQITNQSLEAKGSWEGEIWSQRKNGEIYPQWLSISAVHEEKTGQVFEYVALFSDISERKKQQEEVWRQANFDALTGLANRNLLQDRLTQALAHARRNGSKVGLLFLDLDGFKWINDTLGHDVGDELLVEVSHRLQATVRQEDTVARLGGDEFTMVIQHLDRQDSLENIGEKIVTALRRPFGLASGVQHISGSVGIATYPDDAADASTLMRYADIAMYHAKQAGRNRVQCFSEHMQADALVRRMEAERRVALDARGRSV, encoded by the coding sequence ATGACCCCCACTTTCCTTACCGGACGACGCCTGGGACTGCGGGGGCAGCACACTCTTTATGCCGTGGCCTTGAGTGCCGCCATGGTGCTGATCCTGATCGGAATTTCCTACATCGGCGCCAAGGATCTGGTGCAACAAAGCGCCCAACTGCAACTCCATGAAGCGGCAGAAACCATCGCTACGCCGATGGCCCAGGCCCTTGATGTGGCCGGACGGGAACTCAAGACCCTGGCCAGGGAGCGCCTCTTCACCAGTGCCCTGCTCGATGTCCCGGGTCGCAACGCCTATCTCCTGCCCTATCTGGCAAGGCACGAACTGCCGACGGACATCGACTACAACCTGGCGCTTGCCGACTTTCACGGCGATATTCTGGCAGCGCGCAAGACCCGCCCCGGCTATCGTGATCAGCCCTGGTTCAGGACCATGCTTGATCGCGGCCGCCCTTACTCCGGAATCGAAATGCGCAAGGGATCAGCCACGCTGTATCTGGCAGTGCCGATTCTCTATGGGCGGCAAGGCCACTATGAAGGGGCATTGGTCATGGATAGCGACCTGAGCGCCTGGCTGAGTCCAGAGCAGGACGCCCTCCCCCGCAGCCTGGGCATCGCCAGCATGGAACTGATCGCGGCCGACCAGGTACTGGCCCGCCAGGTGATGTCCACTCCGCCCCAGGTCGTGTCGGTCGCCATTCCCATCAAGGCCCCAGGCCTGACCCTGGACCCCCCCCTCGAACTCCGGGTATCCATGGATCAGACCCTGTTCGAACGGCCTCTGGACAAGTTGTTCATAAAGCATATCAGTGTCGGACTGCTCGCAATCCTGGCCGCCGCCGTGATCAGTGGCATGGTGGCCCGGACTCAAACCCGACGCATCGAAATGCTGGCCCAGGAAGCCCGCAACATCGCCCTGAATGGCCGCAGCAGTATCTCCCTGACCGATGGACATTTCGGCAACGATGAGGTCAGTGATCTGGCCAATAGCCTGTCGAACCTGCTGCACAAATTGAATTCCCGCAGCAAGAATCTCGAAATCCAGGTCGAACAACGCACCGCCGAGTTGAACCGTGCCCAGCACATCGCGAAAATCGGCATCTGGTCCATCGACCTGCCCACCCATACCATGGTCTGGTCGCCGGAAACCTACCGCATCCTTGGTGCCCTCCCGGACGACCAAGCCACCCTGGAAAGCTTCCTGGCCTGCGTCGCACCAGATGACCGCAAGCGGGTGGACGAGGCATTGCAAACGGCCCTGGTGACAGGGCGCTTCGATATTGAACATCGCATCATGGCACCCGGCATCCGCCGTCATGTGCATTCCGTCGGCGAGGTGACCTATTCCAGGAAGGGCAAGCCCTTGCGCGCTGTTGGCACCTCCCGGGAAGTTACCGCCGAACGAGAGGCGGCCCGGGCCCTGATCGATAGCGAGGCCTACAACAAAGCCTTGTTCGAGGGCTCCCAGATTCCCCTGGTGATCATGGACCCGGTCAGCGGCCGGGTCGTGGATTGCAACTCGGCGGCGGCCCAGATCCACGGTATGGCCGGCCCCGAGGCCCTGATCGGCATGGCGATGCTCGGCCTCTCGGCCCCGGTTCAATACGACGGTACCCCCTCCACCACGGCGATGGCCCGCCATGTCGCGGCGGCTCTGGAAACGGGAGCGGTCCTGTTCGAATGGCGCCACCAGCGCCCCAGCGGGGAACCGTGGGATGCGGAAATCCGATTGATGCGCTTTCGCCACAAGGAGAGGCCCCTGTTGCAATTGGGCCTCCAGGACATCAGCGAACGCAAGCGCACCGAGGCCCGGATGATCGAGGCCCTGGTGGTTTTCAAGGCATCGAACCAGGGCATCATGACCATTGACGACCAGGGCCTGATCGTTTCAGTCAACCCGGCCTTCTGCGCCATCACCGGCTACACGGCGGAGGAAGCCATCGGCCGCAAGGCATCATCATTGAATGCCCCGCCCCCCCATCAGGATGCGGGCGTCTACCAGATCACGAACCAATCCCTGGAGGCCAAGGGTTCCTGGGAAGGCGAAATCTGGAGCCAGCGCAAGAACGGGGAAATCTACCCCCAATGGTTGAGTATTTCCGCCGTGCATGAAGAGAAGACTGGCCAGGTATTCGAATATGTAGCTCTGTTCAGTGATATTTCGGAACGAAAGAAACAGCAGGAGGAGGTCTGGCGCCAAGCTAATTTCGATGCCCTCACCGGCCTGGCCAACCGAAACCTGCTCCAGGACCGCCTGACCCAGGCACTGGCCCATGCCAGGCGCAATGGCAGCAAGGTGGGACTCCTGTTCCTCGACCTGGACGGATTCAAATGGATCAACGACACCCTCGGTCATGATGTGGGGGACGAACTTCTGGTGGAAGTGTCCCACCGTCTTCAGGCCACCGTACGCCAGGAAGACACGGTAGCCCGACTGGGGGGAGACGAATTCACCATGGTGATCCAGCACCTCGACCGGCAGGACAGCCTAGAGAACATCGGCGAGAAAATCGTCACAGCATTGCGTCGGCCCTTTGGCCTTGCCTCGGGCGTGCAACATATTTCCGGCAGCGTGGGTATTGCGACATACCCCGATGACGCCGCCGATGCATCCACCCTGATGCGTTACGCCGACATCGCCATGTATCACGCCAAGCAAGCCGGCCGGAACCGCGTCCAGTGCTTCAGCGAGCACATGCAGGCCGATGCCCTGGTCCGACGTATGGAGGCCGAGCGCCGTGTGGCTCTTGATGCGCGGGGAAGAAGCGTCTAG
- the mnmA gene encoding tRNA 2-thiouridine(34) synthase MnmA yields MSEKGTVVVGMSGGVDSSVAALLLKQAGWKVVGLFMKNWEDDDDEEYCSSRQDLIDAVSAADVIGIDLEVVNFSAEYKDRVFAEFLREYQAGRTPNPDVLCNAEIKFKAFLDHALQLGAEKIATGHYAGVREFLGEYQLLKAEDGTKDQSYFLHRLNQAQLSRTLFPLAQVYKRDVRRIAAEAGLANHAKKDSTGICFIGERDFREFLQRYLPLQPGEIRNLDTDQVMGRHQGLMYHTLGQRDGLGIGGVKGAPELPWYVAGKDMEKNLLYVVQGHDHPALLRERLTAANLSWVSGRAPHTHWVYTAKTRYRQPDAPCEVESVDSEHCEIVFAAPQWAVTPGQSVVLYESRVCLGGGMIE; encoded by the coding sequence ATGTCTGAAAAAGGAACGGTTGTGGTCGGCATGTCCGGCGGCGTGGACTCCTCGGTGGCAGCCCTGCTGCTGAAGCAGGCCGGTTGGAAGGTGGTGGGCCTGTTCATGAAGAACTGGGAGGACGATGACGATGAGGAATACTGCTCCTCCCGCCAGGATCTGATCGATGCAGTGTCCGCTGCCGACGTGATCGGCATCGACCTGGAAGTGGTGAATTTTTCCGCCGAATACAAGGACCGGGTCTTCGCCGAGTTCCTGCGGGAATACCAGGCGGGGCGCACTCCCAACCCGGATGTGCTGTGCAATGCCGAAATCAAGTTCAAGGCCTTTCTGGACCATGCCTTGCAGCTGGGCGCCGAGAAGATTGCCACCGGCCATTACGCCGGGGTGCGGGAGTTTCTCGGTGAGTACCAGTTGCTGAAGGCCGAGGACGGCACCAAGGACCAGAGTTATTTCCTGCATCGTCTCAATCAGGCCCAGTTGTCCAGGACCCTCTTCCCCCTGGCCCAGGTCTACAAGCGTGACGTGCGCAGGATCGCTGCCGAGGCGGGGCTGGCCAATCATGCCAAGAAGGATTCCACCGGCATCTGCTTCATTGGCGAGCGGGATTTCCGCGAGTTCCTGCAACGCTACCTGCCCCTCCAGCCCGGCGAGATACGCAATCTGGATACCGATCAGGTGATGGGACGGCACCAGGGGCTGATGTACCACACCCTGGGCCAGCGCGACGGTCTGGGTATCGGCGGCGTCAAGGGCGCACCGGAGCTGCCCTGGTACGTGGCCGGCAAGGACATGGAAAAGAACCTGCTCTACGTGGTGCAGGGCCACGATCATCCGGCCCTGCTGCGGGAGCGGTTGACCGCCGCCAACCTGAGCTGGGTGTCGGGCCGGGCGCCCCATACCCACTGGGTCTACACCGCCAAGACCCGCTATCGCCAGCCCGATGCGCCCTGCGAAGTGGAGAGCGTTGATAGCGAGCATTGCGAAATCGTCTTCGCCGCGCCCCAATGGGCGGTGACGCCGGGGCAGAGCGTGGTGCTCTACGAATCCCGGGTCTGCCTGGGCGGCGGCATGATCGAGTGA
- a CDS encoding NUDIX hydrolase, translated as MSTIWKPNVTVAALVERDGRFLLVEEETEQGLLFNQPAGHLEPGESLVSACAREALEETAWNFNPTALVGVYQWPRPQGDITYLRFAFSGTLGDHDPGRALDKGILRAVWMSPAEVEATRDRHRSPLILQCVQDYLAGRRFPLDLIRHYG; from the coding sequence ATGAGTACGATCTGGAAACCCAATGTCACGGTGGCCGCCCTGGTTGAAAGGGATGGCCGGTTTTTGCTGGTGGAGGAAGAGACCGAGCAGGGACTGCTTTTTAATCAGCCTGCCGGCCATCTGGAGCCGGGGGAGTCCCTTGTTTCCGCCTGTGCCCGAGAGGCCCTGGAGGAAACCGCCTGGAACTTCAACCCCACCGCCCTGGTGGGGGTCTATCAATGGCCTCGTCCCCAGGGGGATATTACCTACCTGCGTTTTGCCTTTTCGGGCACCCTGGGCGACCATGATCCGGGACGGGCGCTGGACAAGGGCATCCTGCGGGCGGTGTGGATGAGCCCGGCAGAAGTCGAAGCTACCCGGGATCGGCATCGCAGTCCGCTGATCCTTCAATGCGTACAGGACTATCTGGCGGGGCGGCGCTTTCCCCTGGACCTGATCCGGCATTACGGCTGA